The proteins below come from a single Candidatus Latescibacter sp. genomic window:
- a CDS encoding uroporphyrinogen decarboxylase family protein has product MTGKEKIEAAFSPEGTPEIPAVICYESIFIRDHWAKLTGVPWWNQFSPDIETQLSWRREVIRCTGQDWFRLPYTLSRENRKNIDLEVRPEGVFRIDRRSGVSERLFEPPIGGEHLTGGEAIPHFTLTETTDEVDALIPLPAGSGKTIEDGSGVLAARLLDEFGGEVFPFCHVSSPLWRCYDLWGFENMMVMIASQPELVRHAAARYLELSLHCVRQAAALGARGIWIEECMTDMISPAAFASLNLPFLRRLIEEISACGMKSVYYYCGSPAGKWDLLLSAGADALSLEEGKKGFEIDVAELATNVPGRCTLLGNLDSIGVLQNGSEQELRAEIKRQIAAGRANRSRFIMSIGSPVTPATPVERVRLYCDIVHEMGNR; this is encoded by the coding sequence ATGACCGGAAAAGAAAAGATCGAGGCAGCGTTCTCGCCGGAAGGGACTCCCGAAATCCCGGCGGTGATCTGCTATGAATCCATATTCATCCGCGATCACTGGGCAAAGCTTACCGGCGTTCCGTGGTGGAACCAATTCTCCCCGGACATCGAAACACAGCTCTCCTGGAGGCGGGAGGTTATCCGCTGTACCGGCCAGGACTGGTTCAGGCTTCCTTATACACTGTCCCGCGAAAATCGGAAGAATATTGATCTGGAAGTTCGCCCGGAGGGAGTATTCCGTATCGACCGAAGGAGCGGTGTATCCGAGCGGCTCTTCGAACCTCCCATCGGCGGCGAGCATCTAACTGGTGGTGAGGCAATACCCCATTTTACTCTTACAGAGACAACGGACGAGGTTGATGCGCTGATTCCCCTTCCCGCCGGCTCAGGGAAAACCATCGAAGACGGCAGCGGCGTTCTTGCGGCGCGTCTCCTTGATGAATTCGGCGGGGAGGTTTTCCCCTTTTGCCATGTTTCCTCTCCGCTCTGGCGTTGCTACGATCTCTGGGGATTCGAGAACATGATGGTGATGATCGCCTCCCAGCCCGAGCTGGTGCGCCATGCCGCCGCCCGGTACCTGGAGCTCAGTCTTCACTGTGTCCGTCAGGCTGCTGCGCTCGGCGCAAGAGGCATCTGGATCGAGGAATGCATGACCGACATGATCAGCCCGGCCGCTTTTGCCTCTCTCAATCTTCCCTTTCTCCGAAGGCTCATCGAAGAGATAAGCGCCTGCGGTATGAAGAGTGTCTACTATTACTGCGGCAGCCCTGCAGGCAAATGGGATCTGCTCCTTTCCGCCGGCGCGGACGCACTCTCGCTGGAAGAGGGGAAAAAAGGATTTGAGATTGATGTAGCGGAATTGGCTACGAATGTCCCGGGACGGTGCACCCTTCTCGGCAATCTGGACTCAATTGGGGTGCTACAGAACGGCTCTGAACAGGAGCTTCGCGCAGAGATAAAACGTCAGATCGCCGCAGGCCGCGCCAACCGAAGCCGCTTCATTATGAGCATCGGCAGCCCGGTGACTCCCGCAACTCCTGTGGAGCGGGTGCGGCTTTACTGCGATATTGTCCATGAAATGGGGAATAGGTAA